In Rhododendron vialii isolate Sample 1 chromosome 9a, ASM3025357v1, the following are encoded in one genomic region:
- the LOC131300816 gene encoding microtubule-associated protein 70-2-like, with protein sequence MAEVSEPSFAENGGNARSETTPLAATASFRGSSSRRRAPVRPSLDADEFMNLLHGSDPVKVELNRLENEVRDKDRELGEAHAEIKALRLSERLREKAVEELTEELSRVDEKLKLTESVLESKNLEIKKINDEKKASMAAQFAAEATLRRVHAAQKDDDMPPIEAILAPLEAELKLARLEIAKLQDDNKALDRLTKSKEAALLEAERTVQVALAKASMVDDLQNKNQELMKQIEICQEENKILDKMHRQKVAEVEKLTQTVRELEEAVLAGGAAANAVRDYQRKVQEMNEERKTLDRELARAKVTANRVATVVANEWKDANDKVMPVKQWLEERRFLQGEMQQLRDKLAIVERAAKSEAQLKEKYQLRLKVLEDSLRLSNSSNRCTLDGKSISNGPSRRQSLGGADNISKLTSNGFLPKRSPSFQSRSSGTSSVLRHAKGTSKSFDGGTRSLDRGKILLNGTTPSFNISQSSEGTKEAEVNSNTWKGNPEEKPNDFLGVDTEDTVPGLLYDLLQKEVVALRKAGHEKDQSLKDKDDAIEMLAKKVDTLTKAMEVEAKKMRREVAAMEKEVAAMRVEKDHENRAKRLGNPKAAVSSAVNSSVLLPGRNLGRGGLTRSTQ encoded by the exons ATGGCGGAGGTCTCCGAACCGAGTTTCGCGGAGAACGGCGGCAATGCGAGGAGCGAAACGACGCCGCTGGCGGCGACCGCGTCGTTCAGGGGGTCGTCGTCGAGGAGGCGGGCTCCGGTGCGGCCGAGCCTGGACGCCGACGAGTTCATGAACTTGCTCCACGGGTCGGATCCGGTGAAGGTGGAGCTCAATCGGCTGGAGAATGAAGTCAGGG ACAAGGATCGAGAATTGGGCGAAGCGCATGCGGAGATCAAGGCATTGAGGTTGTCAGAACGCCTTAGAGAGAAAGCAGTCGAAGAG CTCACTGAAGAATTGTCGAGGGTGGACGAGAAGCTCAAGTTAACGGAGTCTGTTTTAGAGAGCAAA AATCTTGAGATTAAGAAAATCAATGATGAGAAGAAGGCCTCTATGGCAGCTCAATTTGCAGCAGAAGCCACTCTGCGAAGGGTTCATGCTGCTCAAAAAGATGATGACATGCCTCCAATTGAAGCCATTCTTGCACCTCTGGAAGCTGAACTTAAGCTTGCTCGGCTAGAG ATTGCAAAGCTGCAGGATGACAACAAGGCATTAGATCGTCTCACCAAGTCAAAAGAAGCTGCTTTGCTTGAAGCAGAGAGGACAGTTCAGGTTGCCTTGGCAAAGGCTTCCATGGTGGATGATCTGCAGAATAAGAACCAAGAGTTGATGAAGCAGATAGAAATTTGCCAG gaagaaaacaaaattttggataaaatgcACCGCCAAAAGGTTGCTGAGGTTGAGAAGCTTACGCAAACAGTACGTGAGCTTGAAGAGGCTGTCCTTGCGGGTGGTGCTGCTGCAAATGCTGTGAGGGATTATCAACGCAAAGTTCAAGAGATGAAT GAGGAGAGAAAAACTCTTGACAGGGAGCTAGCACGTGCTAAAGTAACCGCAAACAGGGTGGCAACAGTGGTAGCTAACGAATGGAAAGATGCTAATGACAAAGTGATGCCAGTAAAGCAATGGCTAGAAGAAAGGAGGTTTTTGCAG GGAGAGATGCAACAACTACGGGACAAGCTTGCTATAGTTGAAAGAGCTGCAAAATCTGAAGCGCAGTTGAAG GAAAAATACCAATTGCGACTCAAAGTGCTAGAAGATAGCTTGAGATTGTCAAACAGTAGCAATCGTTGCACCTTAGATGGGAAAAGCATAAGCAATGGCCCTTCGCGCCGCCAATCATTAGGTGGAGCTGATAACATCTCCAAATTGACCTCTAATGGCTTCTTACCCAAGAGATCTCCGTCCTTTCAGTCAAGATCTAGTGGTACTAGTTCAGTGCTGAGACATGCAAAGGGAACATCAAAGTCATTTGATGGAGGCACACGGTCATTAGATAGAGGTAAAATTCTCTTAAATGGAACAACTCCGAGTTTTAATATAAGCCAGTCTTCTGAAGGCACAAAGGAAGCCGAAGTCAATAGCAATACCTGGAAAGGAAATCCAGAAGAAAAGCCCAATGACTTCCTAGGAGTGGATACCGAGGATACTGTCCCGGGACTTCTGTATGATTTGCTACAAAAAGAAGTGGTTGCTTTGAGGAAAGCTGGTCATGAAAAAGATCAAAGCCTTAAAGACAAGGATGACGCGATAGAG ATGTTGGCAAAGAAGGTCGATACTTTAACTAAGGCGATGGAGGTTGAGGCCAAGAAGATGAGAAGGGAGGTAGCAGCCATGGAGAAGGAGGTAGCTGCTATGCGTGTGGAAAAAGACCATGAAAATAGAGCCAAGCGGCTTGGCAACCCTAAGGCTGCAGTGAGTTCTGCTGTGAACAGTTCAGTGTTGCTCCCTGGAAG